A region from the Lysobacter antibioticus genome encodes:
- the metF gene encoding methylenetetrahydrofolate reductase [NAD(P)H] translates to MLPISFEFYPPKTDEQRTQLDRSAAKLKPYSPNYVSCTFGAGGSTLSYTPDTIQRLREKHRLDAAPHLSCVGGTRAEIRELLARYRELGCRRLVTLRGDLPSGMASAGDLRYANELVEFIRAETGDHFHIEVAAYPETHPQARDALSDLENFKRKVRAGADGAITQYFYNPDAYFRFVDDVRAAGIDIPIVPGIMPISNFSQLRRFSDLCGAEIPRWIGQRMQAYGDDADSVREFGADVVAQLCSRLIEGGAPGLHFYTLNLAKPTLTVLSRIA, encoded by the coding sequence ATGCTGCCGATCAGCTTCGAGTTCTACCCGCCCAAGACCGACGAGCAGCGCACTCAGTTGGACCGCTCCGCGGCCAAGCTCAAACCCTACTCGCCGAACTACGTGTCCTGCACCTTCGGCGCCGGCGGCTCGACCCTGAGCTACACCCCCGACACGATCCAGCGCCTGCGCGAGAAGCATCGCCTCGACGCCGCGCCGCATCTGTCCTGCGTCGGCGGCACGCGCGCGGAAATCCGCGAACTGTTGGCGCGCTACCGCGAACTCGGTTGCCGCCGCCTGGTGACCCTGCGCGGCGACCTGCCCTCGGGCATGGCCAGCGCCGGCGACCTGCGCTACGCCAACGAGTTGGTCGAGTTCATCCGCGCCGAGACCGGCGACCATTTCCACATCGAAGTCGCCGCCTATCCGGAAACCCATCCGCAGGCGCGCGATGCGCTGTCGGACCTGGAGAATTTCAAGCGCAAGGTCCGCGCCGGCGCCGACGGCGCGATCACCCAGTATTTCTACAACCCCGACGCCTACTTCCGCTTCGTCGACGACGTGCGCGCGGCCGGCATCGACATCCCGATCGTGCCCGGCATCATGCCGATCTCGAACTTCAGCCAGCTGCGGCGCTTTTCCGACCTGTGCGGCGCCGAGATCCCGCGCTGGATCGGCCAGCGCATGCAGGCCTACGGCGACGACGCCGACAGCGTGCGCGAGTTCGGCGCCGACGTCGTGGCGCAGCTGTGCAGCCGCCTGATCGAAGGCGGCGCGCCGGGCCTGCACTTCTACACGCTCAACCTGGCCAAGCCGACCTTGACGGTGCTGTCGCGCATCGCCTGA
- a CDS encoding GNAT family N-acetyltransferase, which translates to MSPSQPHVLDNPIWSSLRSRHASLALSAGQVVRYPAQIAPFMGVAEEGADAQAALAELVPAQDTVLLLDRVPAIPAGWELKHLADLAQMICEAPIAEDASTDVTSDIVELGERRREDVLALTALVYPHYFRPHTMTLGRYFGVYRDGRLAAMIGERMGMDAYTEISAVCTHPDFNGQGHARRLLRFLSNDNHARGRIPFLHVSHENPRAIELYERNGYRLRRDIPFWSLSRKAS; encoded by the coding sequence ATGAGCCCCAGCCAGCCCCACGTCCTCGACAACCCGATCTGGTCGTCCCTGCGCAGCCGGCATGCATCGCTGGCGCTGAGCGCCGGGCAGGTGGTGCGCTACCCGGCGCAGATCGCGCCGTTCATGGGCGTGGCCGAGGAGGGCGCCGACGCCCAGGCCGCATTGGCCGAACTGGTGCCGGCGCAGGACACCGTGCTGCTGCTCGACCGGGTGCCGGCGATCCCAGCCGGTTGGGAGCTCAAGCACCTCGCCGACCTGGCGCAGATGATCTGCGAGGCGCCGATCGCCGAAGACGCGTCGACGGACGTGACGAGCGACATCGTCGAACTCGGCGAACGCCGACGCGAGGACGTGCTGGCGCTGACCGCCCTGGTGTATCCGCATTATTTCCGCCCCCACACGATGACTTTGGGCCGCTATTTCGGCGTCTACCGCGACGGCCGCCTCGCGGCGATGATCGGCGAGCGCATGGGCATGGACGCCTACACCGAGATCAGCGCCGTCTGCACCCATCCGGACTTCAACGGCCAGGGCCATGCGCGTCGACTATTGAGATTCCTGTCCAACGACAACCACGCCCGCGGGCGGATTCCTTTTTTGCACGTCAGCCACGAAAACCCGCGCGCGATCGAATTGTACGAACGCAACGGCTATCGCCTGCGGCGGGATATTCCGTTTTGGTCGTTGTCGCGGAAAGCAAGTTAG
- a CDS encoding M12 family metallo-peptidase produces MSARKLLPLNLAIALSLGLAGAATAAEPAPLFSSPAVSQVRSANTDTAYQAVKAERAAVKVDLVRANTAQITETQQELLLNLAPGVSLKAHKLQAERKADGVVIWQGLVGDPKTQLKRINQFTGAELIGDPEESATIVRQGDQMSGTVRSGGKLYRIDPLKNGGHTISLINEALMPPDHPASGYTAKPIVPFLNDPKFNEAAAGEKAPVTVRVMVVYTQAAANAVGNITTKSNLAITESNQSFANSAVNVRFELAGNYTNSYVSAGFDTDLSRFRGTSDGYLDGYHATRNSIAADVNVLIITDPAYCGLGYLNSNAASAFSVVGHSCMTGYYSFAHEIGHNFGAHHDPNSGTNGTYPYGHGYWAPNKTWRTIMAYNCGSNCPRLNYWSNPNITYNGVPMGTAAKSNNARVLNERAATVGAFR; encoded by the coding sequence ATGTCCGCACGCAAGTTGCTGCCGTTGAACCTCGCCATCGCTCTGTCGCTCGGCCTCGCCGGCGCCGCCACGGCCGCCGAACCGGCCCCGCTGTTCTCCTCGCCTGCCGTCAGTCAGGTGCGCAGCGCCAACACCGATACCGCCTATCAGGCCGTCAAGGCCGAGCGCGCCGCGGTCAAGGTCGACCTGGTCCGCGCCAACACCGCACAAATCACCGAAACCCAGCAGGAACTGCTGCTCAACCTCGCACCCGGCGTCAGCCTCAAGGCGCACAAGCTGCAGGCCGAACGCAAGGCCGACGGCGTGGTGATCTGGCAGGGCCTGGTCGGCGATCCGAAGACCCAGCTCAAGCGCATCAACCAGTTCACCGGTGCCGAACTCATCGGCGATCCGGAGGAATCGGCCACCATCGTGCGCCAGGGCGATCAGATGTCCGGCACGGTGCGCAGCGGCGGCAAGCTCTACCGCATCGATCCGCTCAAGAACGGCGGCCACACCATCAGCCTGATCAACGAGGCGCTGATGCCGCCGGACCATCCGGCCTCGGGTTACACCGCCAAGCCGATCGTGCCCTTCCTCAACGATCCCAAGTTCAACGAGGCCGCCGCCGGCGAGAAGGCGCCGGTCACCGTGCGCGTGATGGTGGTCTACACCCAGGCGGCCGCCAATGCGGTCGGCAACATCACCACCAAGTCCAACCTGGCGATCACCGAGAGCAACCAGAGCTTCGCCAACAGCGCGGTCAACGTGCGCTTCGAGTTGGCCGGCAACTACACCAACAGCTATGTCAGCGCCGGCTTCGACACCGACCTGAGCCGCTTCCGCGGCACCAGCGACGGCTATCTGGACGGTTACCACGCCACTCGCAACAGCATCGCCGCCGACGTCAACGTGCTGATCATCACCGACCCTGCGTACTGCGGCCTGGGCTATCTGAACTCGAACGCGGCCAGCGCCTTCAGCGTGGTCGGCCACAGCTGCATGACCGGCTACTACAGCTTCGCCCACGAGATCGGCCACAACTTCGGCGCACACCACGATCCGAACAGCGGCACCAACGGCACCTACCCCTATGGCCACGGTTACTGGGCGCCGAACAAGACCTGGCGCACCATCATGGCCTACAACTGCGGCTCCAACTGTCCGCGCCTGAACTACTGGTCGAACCCGA